CCCTCATTCGCATGATGCCTCTTGAGCGCCTGCTCAGTGCCAGTGAGGTCGTGGTGAGGCCCTCTGTCCCAGGAGAAACATCAAGGAAGGGAGAGCCGGATGCCTGCAGGGTGGGGGCTCCGAGTTGCTCactaaatgcttgttgaatgaatggccCTGATGGTGCTGCAGAAGGAGTTGCTCTTGGAGCCCAGGCCAGACCCtacccaaggttggtagttggtcAGGTGGGGGCTGCCCAAATTCTGGCTCTCGGGGTGGGCAAGGGAGGATGCCCCCAGCACCGCCAGTCTTCCCCGAGCTCCCTTCGTGGGACACTTGCTGTTCTACCCACTCTCCATGTTTGGGTAATTAATCCTCATCGCCACCTGGGAGGTGGGAGGACTGGGTCAAGAGGAAAGCAAGTGTTCCAGGAGCAACTCTTGCGACACAAGCAACATCGAGATCAAAAGAGTCAGAGTGATGGCAAACCTTTCAGAAAGGCTGCAGCGCTCTCCACCAACAGACACCTGCCGGGTTGGTGCAATCTCTCGTGATAACCCTATACTGTCAGGGAACACTTAAAGGCTAGATGGCGTGGCTCGGTGCGAGGACGCCGCGTGCCTCCTGGAGCAGATGCTTAACTCCCTTTGCTGGGTAGGGGCAACAGGGCTGCAGGGTCACTAGTGAAGAGTGACTTAACTGTTATCATCAAAAAGGCAGAGGAAGTCTGGCTCTTCGATGCAGTAACTGCCACTGAATCGCCCAGTCCTGCCACCACCCCTGAAGGACAGTTTACTGGGGTCTCAGGCCTGGTTTCCTGCACCCTTTGCCACCACCCTCAGCAGAGTGGCTGGTTTTCTTAGGCCAGCTGTGTCATCCTGAAGAGGCTGCAGTAGTCCCTGCCATCTAGTCTCCAAAATCTGTGTCCCCCTAAGAGCAAAGACCCCTCCTAAAACCTCCGATAGGCCCCCCTCATTTCTTGAGCAGGACCATGTTGCAGGAACCCGATTAATCCAGCGGTTTGGGCAGGGAAAactgtggccactgcaatggacCCAGAGCAGTGAAAACTGACTCCCTGGGGATTCTCCCAGGCTGACCTGAGGAAGCAGCAGGCCTTCTGTGGGAAAGACCTTTGCCTTTGCCCTACACCCCCCCATTTTTCCCCTAGCAGGGGAGAGAGGACAGCAGGGCAGGTTCCACCACAGGACAACAGGTAGGGCTGCTTGTTCAGCAGGGTGTCCCGTAGGACCTTGGTGTGTGTGTAAAACGGGGCTCTTGGCATGGGGGTTTGGCATGTTGGTGTTTTTATCTGGTTGGCTTTTCTGGGGTCAGGTGCGCATAACTCATTTACCTGATGCTGGGAGCTGGGTCCTCTGCTATTGGTGGACACCTGGGTATACCTAGCTTGTTGGTGTCACAGTGGTGGTGTGTGTGGCTCTGTGGGTGAATGGGTATGATCTCCTGGGGGAAGTGTGTGCGCGGATCTTCCCCAGAGCCCCAACCACCTACACTTTGACCGGCAGCGTAAGGGCGtgtctccttcctcctctccaaCACAAATCAAAATATTTGACTTTTGCCAACCTGATGGTTTAAAGTGGTAAACCCTTTGAGTTTTCCCTGATTTCCAGTGAGGTTGGACACCTGCTAACAAGTCACTTCTAGACTGAGAGACCTAGGACAACCACTCTCTAGCATCTCATGATATTGTGGGTGAGGCAGTCACACATGGTGGGCTGGTGGCTTTTCAGCTCCATGTGCCATTGACAGGGTTGCTTGATGGCGTCAAACTGGCCCTAGGCTGGTCTCTGTGGATCTCAGTGGCCACAGGCCAGCCAGGTGCACGGGGGTGTAGTGTGACCTCTCAGTGGGGGACTGTCAGAGACAGCATCTCCAGTCCTCCTGTCTCCTTTGGAGCTGCCTGTTTGTGCCCGCCTGTCTTTCTCCTGGGCTGCCAGTTTGTCAGAGTGGCCCTGGTGCACCAGATCTCCAGGGTGGGAACAGTTCCAGGCCTCCTCCTGGGAGGGGATGGCTGAAGGAACGTAGATTCAAAACCAGGGTCGAGGTCGCACGGTGGGGCTGAGCTGGAGAAGAGGCCGAGGCTTGCCCCTGGTGGCGCCAAGGAGAGGCAGAGGGCAGTGCAGTGGGAAGCCAGGGTCTCTCTGGGTCAGGGGCGTGGGTTTAGTAGGAGCGTGTGGTAGAGCCACCTGGGGGCTGAGGATAAACCCAGGGTTACAGATGCAGCTGGGTGGGATGAAGCCGTGGGTTGGTGATTGATAGGAGGCCTGGGTGGCCAGGTAAGGCCTGGCTGGGAGGCCGTGGAAAGGCTGGTATGGCTCACTCCTAGTCCTGGGCGCTTGGGACACCAGTGAACTTCCTGCCTGGTAGCTCTGTCAGGAGGGTGTCAGTCTAGTCACCTTCCCCTGACCTGACCTTGTCAAGTCTGGGAGAAGAGCCAGGCAGGGAGGCTGAAGTCTTTGGACTTGACTCAGTGCTATCTGGGGAGAGTGGGTGGATTGGCAGGGCTCCCTGTCACTGTGCGCCCACCCGGTGCTCTGGTGATTCAGTCCGTTCTCCCTCGTCCGGCCTTGGCCTGCTGACTGCAGTGGGCCCTGGTGCACATCTACTGGATGGAGGAATTCAAGGTCCTGACTGCAGAGCAGGGGTCCTGGGTAGCCACTGCAACAAATGGCCCCTGGGCCTGGGCACACCCCCCAGTGGGGGCAGGGCTGAGGACTGAGTCATCTGTGAGGTGGAAAATCTGCCCTCCTGGGCAGTACTGGCCAGGAAGCCAGGGTGGCGAGACAGCTGAGGAGCAGCATCTGCCCAGGCAGGTCTGACCACATTCCCGTAGCAGGCCTGCTGGCAGCTTCCTGCTGGGGGAGGGGGACCTCCCAGCCTAACTGACTCCGTGAGGCAGCATAAAGGTGGGGTCAGAGGTCAGCTGTGCCTCAAGCACTCCTGAGGACAGCTGGATTTTCACAGGTTGAGGGGGCCTAGATATGACTTGGGAGCCAAGATCATCACGTGTGAGGTGGCCAAGGGGGCATCTGGGCGGCTGTCAGGGCCCCTGTTGCCCTGGACTGCAGGACAGACGTTAACTGTCTATCAGGTCCCTTGCCACCTCTGCTCCCTGGGAGCATCCCAGGAGGCGGGGTGGGCAGGAAGTGACCCTGAAGGGGGGCTGCCTAGCTCTGGGGTGCTGTCTGCCTGCCTGGATTGCTGTGGTAGAGATGGGCCCAGGCCAGTGGCTGGGGCTCATAGCCATCCCCTATTGCAGCCATCCGGGTgacctgcacagggtcctgcggGGTTTCCAACAAGGTCAACGATGCCGCATGGGTGGTGGAGGAGGGCTACTTCAACAGCTCCCTGTCACTGGCAGACAAGGGTGAGTCTAGGGGCAGTCCTGCTTGGGGCTGGGTGGCTGAAGGAGTCAGCTTCCCTGCAGACTCCAAAGGAGCTGGTCACTCCAGAGCTCTGACCCCTGGTGCAGCCTGATTCACCCCCAACACACTGACCTGTTGAGCCCGAGCTCTCTTCCCTTGTTCTTTGCCCAGGCCATGGCCCCGTGCTTTGTGCTCTGGAGGCATGTGCGTAGCTCACGGCAGCGGTGAGAGAAGGGCACGTGTCTGCTGCCGGCTGGAAGGAAAGGCCAGCCTGAGCCTACGGCCCCTCCTCACTACCCCTCCGTCCTGTCTCTGCAGGGAGCCTACCCGCTGGCGAGCACACCTTCCCCTTCCAGTTCCTGCTTCCTGGTGAGAGCCCAGCCTGGCAGGGGTGATGATGTGGGTCCTGGGAGGGGACCTACAGGACAGGAGGCAGCCTGGTGCCAGTGTGTGCTCTCCACCCCTAGCCACAGCACCCACGTCCTTTGAGGGGCCTTTCGGGAAGATTGTGCACCAGGTGCGGGCCACCATTGACACGCCACGCTTCTCCAAGGACCACAAGTGCAGCCGGGTCTTCTATATCTTGAGTCCACTGAACCTCAACAGCATCCCTGACATCGAGGTGAGGGAGGAATGGGGCAGGCACAGCTGCTGGCCACGGAAGGCAGACGGGATCTGGAGGGGCAGCGGTTCTGTCCCCAGCTGGCCGTGCTGGCATCCAGAGCAGGGCAGGGGTGTTGCAGGGCTGAGTGGGCCCAGCCCGCCCACTCACGAACTCTTCCCCACTCTCCCTCCCAAGCAACCCAATGTGGCCTCGGCCACCAAGAAGTTCTCCTACAAGCTGGTGAAGACAGGGAGCGTGGTCCTCACGGCCAGCACCGACCTCCGAGGCTACGTGGTAGGGCAGGTGTTGCGGCTGCAGGTTGACATCGAGAACCAATCGGGCAAGGACACAGGCCCTGTGGTGGCCAGTCTGCTGCAGGTCAGAGCCCACTCTGGCCCCCCTGGGCTCTCCGGTGGGCTGGGTGGGGGGCTGGTGGTGGCCCTATGGGCTCACAGGCCGATCCTCCCCAGAAAGTATCCTACAAGGCCAAGCGCTGGATCTATGATGTGCGGACCATTGTGGAGGTGGAGGGTGCCGGGGCCAAGGCCTGGAGGCGCTCTGAGTGGCAGGAGCAGATCCTGGTGCCAGCACTGCCCCAGTCTGCCCTGCCAGGCTGCAGCCTCATCCACGTGGATTACTACCTGCAGGTGCTGGGTGGCGATGGCAGCGGGTTGACATCAGGGGGTGGACACAACCTCTGGCCTCAACCACTCAGTGCCCCTCTCCCTCCAGGTCTCCCTGAAGGCCCCAGAGGCCAGTGTGACACTCCCAGTCTTCATTGGTAACATTGCTGTGAACCACGCCCCGCTGAG
This DNA window, taken from Loxodonta africana isolate mLoxAfr1 chromosome 9, mLoxAfr1.hap2, whole genome shotgun sequence, encodes the following:
- the ARRDC1 gene encoding arrestin domain-containing protein 1 isoform X2, encoding MNGPDGAAEGVALGAQARPYPRLVVGQVGAAQILALGVGKGGCPQHRQSSPSSLRGTLAVLPTLHVWVINPHRHLGGGRTGSRGKQVFQEQLLRHKQHRDQKSQSDGKPFRKAAALSTNRHLPAIRVTCTGSCGVSNKVNDAAWVVEEGYFNSSLSLADKGSLPAGEHTFPFQFLLPATAPTSFEGPFGKIVHQVRATIDTPRFSKDHKCSRVFYILSPLNLNSIPDIEQPNVASATKKFSYKLVKTGSVVLTASTDLRGYVVGQVLRLQVDIENQSGKDTGPVVASLLQVSLKAPEASVTLPVFIGNIAVNHAPLSPLPGPESPMSQVVPSAPPQEEVEAEAVASAPLLMDPIITLSTKSHSQPLPPSPFRAASGVPELCAQVRSPASHPLPPPLCISTGTTVPYFTDGPGGPVPATSTQILLPEYSSWGYPHEAPPSYEQSCSHTDLGLSPQS
- the ARRDC1 gene encoding arrestin domain-containing protein 1 isoform X1, translated to MNGPDGAAEGVALGAQARPYPRLVVGQVGAAQILALGVGKGGCPQHRQSSPSSLRGTLAVLPTLHVWVINPHRHLGGGRTGSRGKQVFQEQLLRHKQHRDQKSQSDGKPFRKAAALSTNRHLPAIRVTCTGSCGVSNKVNDAAWVVEEGYFNSSLSLADKGSLPAGEHTFPFQFLLPATAPTSFEGPFGKIVHQVRATIDTPRFSKDHKCSRVFYILSPLNLNSIPDIEQPNVASATKKFSYKLVKTGSVVLTASTDLRGYVVGQVLRLQVDIENQSGKDTGPVVASLLQKVSYKAKRWIYDVRTIVEVEGAGAKAWRRSEWQEQILVPALPQSALPGCSLIHVDYYLQVSLKAPEASVTLPVFIGNIAVNHAPLSPLPGPESPMSQVVPSAPPQEEVEAEAVASAPLLMDPIITLSTKSHSQPLPPSPFRAASGVPELCAQVRSPASHPLPPPLCISTGTTVPYFTDGPGGPVPATSTQILLPEYSSWGYPHEAPPSYEQSCSHTDLGLSPQS
- the ARRDC1 gene encoding arrestin domain-containing protein 1 isoform X3; this encodes MGRLQLFEIRLSHGRVVYSPGEPLVGAVCVRLGAPLPFRAIRVTCTGSCGVSNKVNDAAWVVEEGYFNSSLSLADKGSLPAGEHTFPFQFLLPATAPTSFEGPFGKIVHQVRATIDTPRFSKDHKCSRVFYILSPLNLNSIPDIEQPNVASATKKFSYKLVKTGSVVLTASTDLRGYVVGQVLRLQVDIENQSGKDTGPVVASLLQKVSYKAKRWIYDVRTIVEVEGAGAKAWRRSEWQEQILVPALPQSALPGCSLIHVDYYLQVSLKAPEASVTLPVFIGNIAVNHAPLSPLPGPESPMSQVVPSAPPQEEVEAEAVASAPLLMDPIITLSTKSHSQPLPPSPFRAASGVPELCAQVRSPASHPLPPPLCISTGTTVPYFTDGPGGPVPATSTQILLPEYSSWGYPHEAPPSYEQSCSHTDLGLSPQS
- the ARRDC1 gene encoding arrestin domain-containing protein 1 isoform X4, which produces MPHGWWRRATSTAPCHWQTRAMAPCFVLWRHVRSSRQREPTRWRAHLPLPVPASCVCSPPLATAPTSFEGPFGKIVHQVRATIDTPRFSKDHKCSRVFYILSPLNLNSIPDIEQPNVASATKKFSYKLVKTGSVVLTASTDLRGYVVGQVLRLQVDIENQSGKDTGPVVASLLQKVSYKAKRWIYDVRTIVEVEGAGAKAWRRSEWQEQILVPALPQSALPGCSLIHVDYYLQVSLKAPEASVTLPVFIGNIAVNHAPLSPLPGPESPMSQVVPSAPPQEEVEAEAVASAPLLMDPIITLSTKSHSQPLPPSPFRAASGVPELCAQVRSPASHPLPPPLCISTGTTVPYFTDGPGGPVPATSTQILLPEYSSWGYPHEAPPSYEQSCSHTDLGLSPQS
- the ARRDC1 gene encoding arrestin domain-containing protein 1 isoform X5, with the protein product MGGGGGLLQQLPVTGRQGPWPRALCSGGMCVAHGSGSLPAGEHTFPFQFLLPATAPTSFEGPFGKIVHQVRATIDTPRFSKDHKCSRVFYILSPLNLNSIPDIEQPNVASATKKFSYKLVKTGSVVLTASTDLRGYVVGQVLRLQVDIENQSGKDTGPVVASLLQKVSYKAKRWIYDVRTIVEVEGAGAKAWRRSEWQEQILVPALPQSALPGCSLIHVDYYLQVSLKAPEASVTLPVFIGNIAVNHAPLSPLPGPESPMSQVVPSAPPQEEVEAEAVASAPLLMDPIITLSTKSHSQPLPPSPFRAASGVPELCAQVRSPASHPLPPPLCISTGTTVPYFTDGPGGPVPATSTQILLPEYSSWGYPHEAPPSYEQSCSHTDLGLSPQS